The following are encoded in a window of Deinococcus budaensis genomic DNA:
- a CDS encoding SPFH domain-containing protein, translated as MVLTGTLITAGLILLGILLVFVLIQNFLIVVPPNRVLVISGRSRQTSEGDTIGYRVIRGGRAFRIPVLEKVSWMDLTTIPLDLSIENAYSKGGIPLKIHAVANVKINAQEPQLSNAIERFLDVPRENLTTIVRDTLEGNLRGVVATLTPEEINEDRLRFAEALIEEAEHDTNNLGIKLDTLKIQNVTDVGGYLDSIGRRKTAEVLKEARIAEAERNAEATQAEAQAVQRSQVAQAISQQAIIEEQNKLEVRRTELGAIQLSRQNEAAVQSELAKVRATQNFEQEQAALEAALRQRRAEAQRQARIIEAQQNAEAAEVEAQAKQRATIAQTTAQQAILERENELRIRKAELEAISAARENEAKVTAEQARVVAEQQLEQERVLLNQKRLEADVVAPARAKREAELLAAQAAAAPIVEEGRAQAQAVSLMVEAFRNAGPEGERAYVLNMLPGIVEQFAASVQGMQIDKLTVIDSGNGQATRSAMQTLPANIIGMIEQVETATGVNLLSLLQQRVPGGNGASAVQPLPTKPTKTDA; from the coding sequence GTGGTGCTGACCGGAACCCTGATTACCGCTGGCCTGATCCTGCTGGGCATTCTGCTCGTGTTCGTGCTGATCCAGAACTTTTTGATCGTGGTGCCGCCCAACCGGGTGCTGGTGATCTCGGGTCGCAGCCGCCAGACCAGCGAGGGCGACACCATCGGCTACCGGGTGATCCGGGGCGGGCGGGCCTTTCGCATCCCGGTGCTGGAAAAGGTGTCGTGGATGGACCTCACGACCATTCCGCTCGACCTCAGCATCGAGAACGCCTACTCCAAGGGCGGCATTCCGCTCAAGATCCACGCGGTCGCCAACGTGAAGATCAACGCGCAGGAGCCGCAGCTCTCCAACGCCATCGAGAGATTTCTGGACGTGCCGCGCGAGAACCTCACCACCATCGTGCGCGACACGCTGGAGGGCAACCTGCGCGGGGTGGTGGCGACCCTGACGCCCGAGGAGATCAACGAGGACCGCCTGCGCTTTGCCGAGGCCCTGATCGAGGAGGCCGAGCACGACACCAACAACCTCGGGATCAAGCTCGACACGCTCAAGATTCAGAACGTGACCGACGTGGGCGGGTACCTCGATTCCATCGGGCGCCGCAAGACCGCCGAGGTCTTGAAGGAAGCCCGCATCGCGGAGGCCGAGCGCAACGCGGAGGCCACCCAGGCGGAAGCCCAGGCGGTGCAGCGCAGCCAGGTCGCCCAGGCGATCAGCCAGCAGGCGATCATCGAGGAGCAGAACAAGCTCGAAGTCCGGCGCACCGAACTCGGCGCGATCCAGCTCTCGCGCCAGAACGAGGCCGCCGTGCAGTCCGAGCTGGCGAAGGTCCGCGCGACCCAGAACTTCGAGCAGGAGCAGGCCGCGCTGGAAGCCGCCCTGCGCCAGCGCCGCGCCGAGGCCCAGCGGCAGGCGAGAATCATCGAGGCGCAGCAGAACGCCGAGGCCGCTGAGGTCGAGGCCCAGGCCAAGCAGCGCGCGACCATCGCCCAGACGACCGCCCAGCAGGCCATCTTGGAGCGCGAGAACGAGCTGAGAATCCGCAAGGCCGAGCTGGAGGCGATCTCGGCCGCCCGCGAGAACGAGGCCAAGGTCACCGCCGAGCAGGCCCGCGTGGTGGCCGAGCAGCAGCTCGAGCAGGAGCGCGTCCTCCTCAACCAGAAGCGCCTGGAAGCCGACGTGGTCGCCCCCGCCCGCGCGAAGAGGGAAGCCGAGCTGCTCGCCGCCCAGGCCGCCGCCGCCCCCATCGTGGAGGAGGGCCGCGCCCAGGCCCAGGCCGTCTCTCTGATGGTGGAAGCCTTCCGCAACGCCGGCCCGGAAGGCGAACGCGCCTACGTGCTGAACATGCTGCCCGGCATCGTCGAGCAGTTCGCGGCCAGCGTGCAGGGGATGCAGATCGACAAGCTCACCGTGATCGACTCCGGCAACGGGCAGGCCACCAGGAGCGCCATGCAGACCCTGCCCGCCAACATCATCGGCATGATCGAGCAGGTCGAGACCGCGACCGGCGTGAACCTGCTGAGCCTGCTGCAACAGCGCGTGCCGGGCGGCAACGGAGCCAGCGCCGTGCAGCCGCTGCCGACCAAGCCCACCAAGACCGACGCCTGA
- a CDS encoding organic hydroperoxide resistance protein gives MSNLYTAEAIATGGRAGITKSSDGRLDLDLSVPQEIGGDGGPGTNPEQLFAAGYAACFQGALGVVARRQKIELSDESTITARVGLQKSGLAFALDVELEGRFPGLSREQGEALMHAAHEVCPYSVATRGNVDVRLSVAE, from the coding sequence ATGAGCAACCTTTACACCGCCGAAGCGATCGCCACCGGAGGCCGCGCCGGAATCACCAAAAGCAGCGACGGCCGCCTCGACCTCGACCTCAGCGTGCCGCAGGAGATCGGCGGCGACGGCGGCCCCGGCACCAACCCCGAGCAGCTGTTCGCGGCCGGCTACGCCGCCTGCTTTCAGGGTGCCCTGGGCGTGGTCGCGCGGCGCCAGAAGATCGAGCTGAGTGACGAGAGCACCATCACCGCTCGCGTCGGCCTGCAAAAGAGCGGGCTGGCCTTCGCCCTCGACGTGGAGCTGGAAGGCCGCTTCCCCGGCCTCTCCCGCGAGCAGGGGGAAGCGCTGATGCACGCCGCGCACGAGGTCTGCCCCTACAGCGTCGCCACGCGCGGCAATGTGGACGTGCGCCTGAGCGTCGCGGAATAA
- the mqnB gene encoding futalosine hydrolase, translating into MRVLIVVATAGEAARLTDLPARVVVSGVGPVAAALATARALASERFDLAVSAGIGGAYPGSGLRPGDLAVSGRIVQADLGAQDGEGFLGLEALGLSILPDAPHAGDFGVWSDAAALAARVGARCGPLLTLSTVTGTSAQAQALAARFPGALTEGMEGAGVAHAALLAGVPALELRGVSNPVGPRDRAGWRIPEALAATRRGLEGLLEL; encoded by the coding sequence GTGCGGGTCCTGATCGTCGTCGCCACTGCCGGGGAGGCCGCCCGGCTCACGGACCTGCCCGCCCGGGTGGTCGTCAGCGGGGTCGGCCCGGTCGCGGCCGCCCTCGCCACGGCCCGCGCCCTGGCCTCGGAACGCTTTGATCTCGCCGTCAGCGCGGGCATCGGCGGGGCGTATCCCGGCAGCGGGCTGCGTCCCGGCGACCTCGCCGTGTCGGGACGGATCGTGCAGGCGGACCTGGGTGCGCAGGACGGCGAGGGGTTTCTGGGGCTGGAGGCGCTGGGCCTGTCCATCCTGCCGGACGCTCCGCACGCCGGGGACTTCGGGGTCTGGTCGGACGCCGCCGCCCTCGCCGCGCGGGTGGGCGCCCGGTGCGGGCCGCTGCTCACGCTGAGCACCGTGACGGGCACCTCGGCGCAGGCGCAGGCCCTCGCTGCCCGTTTTCCCGGCGCGCTGACCGAGGGCATGGAGGGGGCGGGCGTCGCCCACGCGGCCCTGCTGGCGGGCGTCCCGGCGCTGGAGCTGCGCGGCGTGAGCAACCCGGTCGGCCCCCGCGACCGCGCAGGCTGGCGTATTCCTGAGGCCCTGGCGGCGACCCGGCGCGGGCTAGAGGGCCTGCTTGAGCTTTAG
- a CDS encoding uracil-DNA glycosylase, with translation MTTPPEPQQFRSAQSGRQVVPGWLNLVPGQPDAVEVQLDLNPDDLTREHASLLVDYWASEGELTLQSILPVRAFGAAPQGWCLFVPAQGRVLVRAIDPQPNPPVLASHWINVQPGTPPGTVANVRVSFPAPPSPVQGLLREN, from the coding sequence ATGACCACTCCCCCCGAACCCCAGCAGTTTCGCAGCGCCCAGAGTGGCCGCCAGGTCGTCCCCGGCTGGCTGAACCTGGTGCCCGGCCAGCCTGACGCGGTCGAGGTGCAGCTTGACCTGAACCCGGACGACCTGACGCGCGAGCACGCCTCCTTGCTGGTGGACTACTGGGCCAGCGAGGGCGAACTGACCCTGCAAAGCATCCTGCCGGTGCGCGCCTTCGGGGCCGCGCCGCAGGGCTGGTGCCTCTTCGTGCCCGCGCAGGGGCGGGTGCTGGTGCGCGCCATCGACCCGCAGCCCAATCCGCCCGTGCTGGCGAGCCACTGGATCAACGTGCAGCCGGGAACGCCGCCCGGCACGGTTGCCAACGTCCGCGTGAGCTTCCCGGCGCCGCCCTCGCCCGTGCAGGGGCTGCTGCGGGAGAACTGA
- the tdh gene encoding L-threonine 3-dehydrogenase: MKALSKLEAREGLWMVEAPVPTPGPNDLLIRVKHSSICGTDVHIYNWDSWAQKTIPVPMVVGHEYVGVVAAVGAEVRGFAVGDRVSGEGHVTCGHCRNCRAGRRHLCRNTLGVGVNRPGSFAEYLVLPAFNAFKLPDDIPDEIAAIFDPFGNAVHTALSFDLVGEDVLITGAGPIGVMAAAVARHVGARNVVVTDVNDYRLGLARQMGATRAVNVAREDLWAVAQSELGMTEGFDVGMEMSGSGAAFAQMVSVMNHGGKVAILGIPSGRVDIDWNAVIFKMLTLKGIYGREMFETWYKMTALIQSGLDLTPVLTHRFAIDDFQQGFGVMLSGQSGKVILDWES, translated from the coding sequence ATGAAGGCCCTCAGCAAACTCGAAGCCCGCGAGGGCCTGTGGATGGTGGAGGCCCCCGTGCCCACCCCCGGCCCCAACGACCTGCTGATCCGGGTCAAGCACAGCAGCATCTGCGGCACCGACGTGCACATCTACAACTGGGACAGCTGGGCGCAAAAGACCATTCCGGTGCCGATGGTCGTCGGGCACGAGTACGTCGGCGTGGTCGCGGCGGTCGGCGCCGAGGTGCGCGGTTTCGCGGTCGGGGACCGGGTCAGCGGCGAGGGCCACGTGACCTGCGGGCACTGCCGCAACTGCCGCGCGGGCCGCCGCCACCTCTGCCGCAACACGCTGGGGGTCGGCGTCAACCGTCCCGGCTCCTTTGCCGAGTACCTCGTGCTGCCCGCCTTCAACGCCTTCAAGCTGCCCGACGACATCCCCGACGAGATCGCGGCGATCTTCGACCCCTTCGGCAACGCGGTGCACACGGCCCTGAGTTTCGACCTCGTGGGGGAGGACGTGCTGATTACCGGGGCGGGGCCTATCGGCGTGATGGCCGCCGCCGTCGCCCGGCACGTGGGCGCCCGCAACGTGGTCGTGACCGATGTGAACGACTACCGCCTGGGCCTCGCCCGGCAGATGGGGGCCACCCGCGCCGTCAACGTGGCGCGGGAAGACCTCTGGGCGGTCGCGCAATCGGAACTGGGCATGACCGAGGGCTTCGATGTCGGGATGGAGATGAGCGGCTCGGGCGCGGCCTTCGCGCAGATGGTGAGCGTGATGAATCACGGCGGCAAGGTCGCCATCCTGGGCATTCCCTCGGGCCGGGTGGACATCGATTGGAACGCCGTGATCTTCAAGATGCTGACCCTCAAGGGCATTTACGGCCGCGAGATGTTCGAGACCTGGTACAAGATGACGGCCCTGATCCAGTCGGGTCTTGACCTCACGCCGGTCCTGACCCACCGCTTTGCCATCGACGACTTCCAGCAGGGCTTTGGCGTGATGCTGAGCGGGCAGAGCGGCAAAGTGATTTTGGACTGGGAGAGTTGA
- the dnaJ gene encoding molecular chaperone DnaJ, producing MDYYELLSVSRTASADEIKSSYRKLALKFHPDRNKEAGAAEQFAKINEAYAVLSDPEKRAHYDRFGSAPGAGMPGGDPFGGMGGAGFDPMDIFEQLFGGAVGGRGGRRGPARGDDLETEARVTLLQARAGEEIEVEVDRLTSCEHCHGSRTEPGGKPPKTCATCGGAGAVRAQARTIFGVVETQQPCPTCRGEGQTIQDPCTVCKGRGRTLKAETVKVKLPRGIDEGYRIRVAGMGHEGPGGPGDLYVHIEMEPHPELRREQEHLIHTAQIGFAQAVLGSQITVPTLDGPQVVEVKAGTQHGDLHRLRGQGLPRLQGSGMGDLIVEYEIVVPKPAQLSPEAREALHAYARAVGDEVNEHREGLLGKVGKLFGRGD from the coding sequence ATGGATTATTACGAACTGCTGAGCGTCTCGCGCACCGCGAGCGCCGACGAGATCAAGAGTTCCTACCGCAAGCTGGCCCTCAAGTTCCACCCCGACCGCAACAAGGAAGCGGGCGCCGCCGAACAGTTCGCCAAGATCAACGAGGCGTATGCGGTGCTTTCCGACCCCGAGAAGCGCGCGCACTACGACCGCTTCGGCAGCGCGCCGGGGGCCGGGATGCCCGGCGGCGATCCCTTCGGCGGGATGGGCGGGGCGGGGTTCGACCCGATGGACATCTTCGAGCAGCTGTTCGGCGGGGCCGTGGGAGGCCGGGGCGGGCGGCGCGGTCCGGCACGCGGCGACGACCTGGAAACGGAAGCGCGCGTCACGCTGCTTCAGGCCCGCGCGGGCGAGGAGATCGAGGTCGAGGTGGACCGCCTGACGAGTTGCGAGCACTGCCACGGCAGCCGCACCGAACCCGGCGGCAAACCCCCCAAGACCTGCGCGACCTGCGGCGGCGCGGGCGCGGTGCGCGCTCAGGCCCGCACCATCTTCGGCGTGGTCGAGACGCAGCAGCCCTGCCCGACCTGCCGGGGCGAGGGCCAGACCATTCAGGACCCCTGCACCGTCTGCAAGGGCCGGGGCCGTACCCTCAAGGCCGAGACCGTGAAGGTCAAGCTCCCGCGCGGCATCGACGAGGGCTACCGCATCCGGGTGGCGGGCATGGGCCACGAGGGACCCGGCGGCCCCGGCGACCTGTACGTCCATATCGAGATGGAGCCGCACCCCGAGCTGCGGCGCGAGCAGGAGCACCTGATCCACACCGCCCAGATCGGGTTCGCCCAGGCGGTGCTGGGCAGCCAGATCACGGTGCCGACCCTCGACGGCCCGCAGGTGGTGGAGGTCAAGGCGGGGACCCAGCACGGCGACCTGCACCGCCTGCGCGGCCAGGGCCTGCCCCGCCTTCAGGGGTCGGGTATGGGCGACCTGATCGTGGAATACGAGATCGTGGTGCCCAAGCCTGCCCAGCTCAGCCCCGAGGCCCGCGAGGCCCTGCACGCCTACGCCCGCGCGGTGGGCGACGAGGTCAACGAGCACCGCGAGGGCCTGCTGGGCAAGGTCGGCAAGCTCTTCGGACGGGGCGACTGA
- a CDS encoding ribose-phosphate diphosphokinase — translation MTVSSSSSLERLSQSRRQPLLVFSGQSNRPLAQAICDNLGVPLGHSKTEKFTNDNLIVHYEQSLREGDVFIVQSFSTPVSDAIMELMLMIDAAKSASAGRVTAVIPYYSYSRSDKKDSPRISIAGRLVADLLEAAGADRILTMTLHAPQVHGFFKVPVDHLSADLVLSEHFRGCVPNAHEGVVLAPDAGSIKRASQIARRLDSGLAMIDKERLSDTEVRPRALIGDVEGKTVFIVDDEISTAGSLVETVNLARGLGARDVYVAVTHGVYTGPAIERIAALDVTQVASTNTVLVSEEKVRASNGKLAVLDVSPLFANAIANIHTGESVSTLFT, via the coding sequence GTGACCGTGTCCTCTTCCTCTTCTCTTGAGCGCCTGTCGCAAAGCCGCCGCCAGCCGCTGCTGGTGTTCTCGGGCCAGAGCAACCGTCCCCTCGCGCAGGCGATCTGCGACAACCTCGGGGTGCCGCTGGGGCACAGCAAGACCGAGAAGTTCACCAACGACAACCTGATCGTGCATTACGAGCAGTCGCTGCGTGAGGGCGACGTGTTTATCGTGCAGTCGTTTTCCACGCCGGTCAGCGACGCGATCATGGAACTGATGCTGATGATCGACGCGGCCAAAAGCGCCTCGGCGGGCCGGGTCACGGCCGTCATTCCGTACTACTCGTACTCGCGCAGCGACAAGAAAGACAGCCCGCGCATCTCCATCGCCGGGCGGCTGGTGGCCGATCTGCTGGAGGCGGCGGGCGCCGACCGCATCCTGACCATGACCCTGCACGCGCCGCAGGTCCACGGCTTTTTCAAGGTGCCGGTGGACCACCTCTCGGCCGATCTGGTGCTCAGCGAGCACTTCCGGGGTTGCGTGCCCAACGCGCACGAGGGCGTGGTCCTCGCGCCCGACGCGGGCAGCATCAAGCGGGCTTCCCAGATTGCCCGCCGCCTGGATTCGGGTCTCGCCATGATCGACAAAGAGAGGCTCTCGGACACCGAGGTCCGGCCCCGCGCCCTGATCGGGGACGTGGAGGGCAAGACGGTCTTTATCGTGGACGACGAGATCAGCACCGCCGGAAGCCTGGTCGAGACGGTGAACCTGGCCCGGGGCCTGGGGGCGCGCGACGTGTACGTGGCGGTCACCCACGGCGTCTACACCGGCCCCGCCATCGAGCGCATCGCCGCGCTGGACGTGACCCAGGTCGCCAGCACGAACACCGTGCTCGTCTCCGAGGAGAAGGTCAGGGCCTCCAACGGCAAGCTCGCCGTGCTGGACGTGTCGCCGCTCTTTGCCAATGCGATTGCCAATATCCATACCGGCGAGAGCGTGAGCACACTCTTTACCTGA
- a CDS encoding non-heme iron oxygenase ferredoxin subunit yields MSEQVQGGQVRVGAEAELPEGSQTEVTVDGVGVVVVRYEGQFYALRNNCTHKDYPLLGGEVSLGRITCAKHGAKFELATGKAKTLPAVKPVRVYRTQVEGGQVYVLPL; encoded by the coding sequence ATGAGCGAGCAGGTGCAGGGCGGGCAGGTGCGCGTGGGTGCAGAGGCCGAGTTGCCGGAGGGCAGCCAGACCGAGGTGACGGTGGACGGGGTGGGCGTGGTCGTCGTGCGGTATGAGGGGCAGTTCTACGCGCTGCGGAACAACTGCACCCACAAGGACTATCCGCTGCTGGGCGGCGAGGTCAGCCTGGGCCGCATCACCTGCGCCAAGCACGGGGCCAAGTTCGAGCTGGCGACCGGCAAGGCCAAGACCCTGCCTGCGGTCAAGCCGGTGCGCGTCTACCGCACGCAGGTCGAAGGCGGTCAGGTGTACGTGTTGCCCCTGTGA
- a CDS encoding S8 family serine peptidase: MKPALPLLLTAALAGAAALAAPRVTPIGPLPPVAAPVPPSGTPLPELQPEPPRPQVTPPLLPLSPGSPGLPAAVPAPSLYRPADPLFARQWNLQAIRAPGAWAQLAGTGRGARVTVAVLDTGFVNTPELAGRVVSGYDFVSDPARAGDGDGRDADAGGVGQYAYHAEVIGNLIGAAHDGRGMAGINPQARVVQVRVAGVDGLVAPQDLADGLRWAAGVPVPGVPANLNPARVLNLSLYADFVPLTGCDARVQAAVDAVTARGALVVAGAANDGADARGYSPAGCRNVLTVTSVTEGGQRPGYANWGASVALAAPGGERTRGILASSVSGPSGERSPDGTSFAAPHAAGVASLLLGVKPSLTPAGVRDLLTRTATPFAGGRCDPDPRKSCGRGLLDAEAAVRAVLAPR; the protein is encoded by the coding sequence ATGAAGCCCGCCCTGCCCCTGCTGCTCACCGCTGCCCTGGCCGGGGCCGCCGCCCTCGCCGCGCCCAGGGTGACCCCGATCGGGCCGCTGCCGCCCGTCGCCGCCCCAGTCCCGCCTTCCGGCACGCCTCTGCCCGAGCTGCAACCCGAGCCGCCCCGGCCACAGGTCACGCCGCCGCTGCTGCCGCTCTCGCCGGGTTCGCCGGGCCTTCCGGCGGCGGTGCCCGCGCCCTCCCTCTACCGGCCTGCCGACCCCCTCTTCGCGCGGCAATGGAACCTCCAGGCGATCCGGGCGCCGGGGGCCTGGGCGCAGCTGGCCGGAACGGGACGGGGCGCGCGGGTCACCGTGGCGGTGCTGGACACCGGCTTCGTGAACACCCCGGAGCTGGCCGGGCGGGTGGTCAGCGGCTACGACTTTGTCTCCGACCCGGCGCGGGCCGGGGACGGCGACGGACGCGACGCCGACGCGGGTGGCGTGGGCCAGTACGCCTACCACGCCGAGGTGATCGGCAACCTGATCGGCGCGGCGCACGACGGGCGCGGCATGGCCGGAATCAACCCGCAGGCGCGGGTGGTGCAGGTGCGGGTGGCGGGCGTAGACGGGCTGGTCGCCCCGCAGGACCTCGCGGACGGGCTGCGCTGGGCGGCGGGGGTGCCGGTGCCGGGCGTGCCCGCCAACCTCAACCCCGCGCGGGTGCTGAACCTCAGCCTGTATGCCGATTTCGTGCCGCTGACCGGCTGCGACGCCCGGGTGCAGGCGGCGGTGGACGCGGTGACGGCGCGCGGGGCGCTGGTCGTGGCGGGGGCCGCCAACGACGGCGCCGACGCGCGGGGCTACTCGCCCGCCGGGTGCCGCAATGTGCTGACCGTGACCAGCGTGACCGAGGGCGGCCAGCGGCCCGGCTACGCCAACTGGGGCGCCAGCGTGGCCCTGGCCGCACCCGGCGGCGAGCGCACGCGCGGCATCCTGGCGAGCAGCGTGAGCGGCCCGAGCGGCGAGCGCAGCCCCGACGGGACCAGCTTCGCCGCTCCGCACGCGGCGGGCGTCGCCAGCCTGCTGCTGGGCGTGAAACCCAGCTTGACCCCCGCCGGAGTGCGCGACCTGCTCACGCGCACCGCAACGCCCTTCGCCGGGGGACGCTGCGACCCCGACCCCCGCAAGAGCTGCGGCCGGGGCCTGCTGGACGCGGAAGCGGCGGTGCGGGCGGTCCTCGCCCCCCGCTGA
- a CDS encoding SDR family NAD(P)-dependent oxidoreductase, whose amino-acid sequence MTSGASSAAAAAQRGGRVVVLTGASSGIGRATAQELAARGERLVLAARRAEDLAALARTLDPSGSRVIAVPTDVTRDADRRALIAAAEAHFGQVDVLVNNAGVTVERGWWWDDPDPLRVLRVNLEAPVELTRLVLPQMRTRRSGHIVNIGSVAGRAATNGMYSASKFGLRGFSLGLRRELRGTGVQVSLVSPGFVKSEMTASARLPMPGPEVVARAVAGVLDRPRREVIVPRVYALLAALDHFLPGIGDRVAAQLIRRRYDHRG is encoded by the coding sequence ATGACTTCAGGGGCAAGCAGCGCAGCGGCAGCGGCTCAGCGGGGAGGGCGCGTGGTGGTCCTGACCGGCGCATCGAGCGGTATCGGGCGGGCGACCGCGCAGGAACTCGCCGCGCGGGGAGAGCGGCTGGTGCTCGCGGCCCGCCGCGCGGAGGACCTCGCCGCACTGGCCCGCACCCTCGACCCTTCCGGCTCGCGGGTGATCGCCGTGCCCACCGACGTGACGCGGGACGCCGACCGCCGGGCGCTGATCGCCGCCGCCGAGGCCCACTTCGGGCAGGTGGACGTGCTCGTCAACAACGCGGGCGTGACGGTCGAGCGCGGCTGGTGGTGGGACGACCCCGATCCGCTGCGGGTGCTGCGCGTGAACCTCGAAGCCCCCGTGGAACTCACCCGGTTGGTGTTGCCCCAGATGCGGACGCGCCGCAGCGGGCACATCGTCAATATCGGCTCGGTGGCGGGGCGGGCAGCCACCAACGGCATGTACTCCGCGAGCAAGTTCGGCCTGCGCGGCTTCTCGCTGGGGCTGCGGCGCGAACTGCGGGGCACGGGCGTGCAGGTCAGCCTGGTCTCGCCCGGCTTTGTCAAAAGCGAGATGACCGCCTCGGCCCGGCTGCCCATGCCGGGGCCGGAAGTCGTGGCCCGCGCCGTGGCGGGCGTGCTGGACCGGCCCCGCCGCGAGGTCATCGTGCCGCGCGTGTACGCCCTGCTGGCCGCGCTCGACCACTTCCTGCCGGGGATAGGCGACCGGGTGGCGGCGCAGTTGATCCGGCGGCGCTACGACCACCGGGGTTAG
- a CDS encoding App1 family protein encodes MNAAKTAFKALQPALERGLLALDHAVSGYVQPRRARGKLILQPYVGWGTPDSVELTGRVLLPRTLAPARKGDARWRNFRSVLRRLLSREVGGVRVTGTLGGVSASDVSNSDGYFTLVFAPAPGGQPFADGWHEAQLGIEGREGSTRARAQVVSQARFGIISDLDDTVIQSDVTSLPRMLATSLTGNARTRLPFPGVGALYRALTREGEARNPIFYVSSSPWNFFDLLWQFLDYRRIPLGPMFLRNWGFDLLGGHGGYKHGVIERLFQRYPNLSFVLIGDSGEKDPEIYAEVVRRYPGRVLGVYIRDVTEASRDEGVLKLREEVRRAGVDLVLAADSLNAASHAMSMGLITPGEFRSVLTSVARTYET; translated from the coding sequence ATGAACGCCGCCAAGACTGCCTTCAAGGCGCTTCAACCTGCCCTGGAACGGGGCCTGCTGGCCCTCGACCACGCCGTCAGCGGTTACGTGCAGCCCCGCCGGGCGCGCGGCAAGCTGATCCTCCAGCCCTACGTGGGCTGGGGCACCCCGGACAGCGTGGAGCTGACCGGGCGGGTGCTGTTGCCCCGCACCCTCGCCCCGGCCAGAAAGGGTGATGCGCGCTGGCGCAACTTCCGCAGCGTCCTGCGCCGGTTGCTCTCGCGGGAGGTGGGAGGCGTGCGGGTGACCGGCACGCTGGGCGGGGTCAGCGCCAGCGATGTCAGCAACAGCGACGGCTACTTCACGCTGGTGTTCGCGCCTGCGCCGGGGGGGCAGCCCTTCGCGGACGGCTGGCACGAGGCGCAGCTGGGGATCGAGGGCCGCGAAGGCAGCACCCGCGCCCGCGCGCAGGTCGTCTCGCAGGCCCGCTTCGGCATCATCAGCGACCTCGACGACACCGTGATCCAGTCGGACGTGACCAGCCTGCCGCGCATGCTCGCCACCAGCCTGACCGGCAACGCGCGCACCCGCCTGCCCTTTCCCGGCGTGGGCGCGCTTTACCGGGCGCTGACCCGCGAGGGCGAGGCCCGCAACCCGATTTTCTACGTGTCCAGCAGTCCGTGGAACTTCTTCGACCTGCTGTGGCAGTTTCTGGACTACCGCCGCATTCCGCTGGGGCCGATGTTCCTGCGCAACTGGGGTTTTGATCTGCTGGGCGGCCACGGCGGGTACAAGCACGGCGTGATCGAGCGCCTGTTTCAGCGCTACCCCAACCTGAGCTTTGTCCTGATCGGGGACAGCGGAGAAAAGGACCCCGAGATCTACGCCGAGGTCGTGCGCCGCTATCCGGGCCGGGTGCTGGGCGTGTACATCCGCGACGTGACCGAAGCCAGCCGCGACGAGGGCGTCCTGAAGCTGCGCGAGGAGGTTCGCCGGGCGGGCGTGGACCTCGTGCTCGCCGCCGACAGCCTCAACGCCGCCAGCCACGCGATGAGCATGGGCCTGATCACGCCGGGCGAGTTCCGCAGCGTCCTGACGAGCGTGGCGCGCACCTACGAAACCTGA